One stretch of Halichoerus grypus chromosome 10, mHalGry1.hap1.1, whole genome shotgun sequence DNA includes these proteins:
- the NPBWR2 gene encoding LOW QUALITY PROTEIN: neuropeptides B/W receptor type 2 (The sequence of the model RefSeq protein was modified relative to this genomic sequence to represent the inferred CDS: inserted 1 base in 1 codon), with the protein MQAAGLDPLESRGSPGLGANRTWDNGTRHNVTLHEPLPALYEFPPAVYSAICAVGLTGNNTAVIYVILRVPTMTTVTNVFILNLAVANGLFTLVLPVSVTEHLLQRWPFGELLCKLALAIGHYNIFSSIYFSATMSVDRSLVVLATTQSRHVPRRTLRGAKITGLCVWIGVTIMVLPFFAFAGVYSNELQVTSCGLSFPQPERAWFKASRIYLLVLGLVVPVCTLCVLYVHLLRRLWALQLHSRALGEAKRTVTXLVLAMLAVGLLCWTPFHLASIAALTTDLPQTPLVISIFYVITSLSYTSSCLNPFLYAFL; encoded by the exons ATGCAGGCTGCTGGGCTGGATCCCCTTGAAAGCAGAGGCtcccctgggc TGGGCGCCAACCGCACTTGGGACAATGGCACCAGGCACAACGTCACCCTCCATGAGCCCCTGCCAGCCCTCTATGAGTTCCCGCCAGCAGTGTACTCCGCGATCTGTGCCGTGGGGCTGACGGGCAACAACACAGCTGTCATCTATGTGATCCTGAGGGTGCCCACAATGACAACAGTGACCAACGTGTTCATCCTGAACCTGGCCGTTGCCAACGGTCTCTTCACGTTGGTGCTGCCTGTCAGCGTCACGGAGCACCTGCTGCAGCGCTGGCCCTTCGGGGAGCTGCTCTGCAAACTGGCGCTGGCCATCGGCCACTACAACATCTTCTCCAGCATCTACTTCTCGGCCACCATGAGTGTGGACCGCTCCCTGGTGGTGCTGGCCACCACACAGTCCCGCCATGTGCCCCGGCGCACCCTCCGGGGGGCAAAGATCACCGGCCTGTGTGTCTGGATCGGTGTCACCATCATGGTGCTGCCCTTCTTCGCCTTTGCCGGTGTCTACAGCAATGAGCTACAGGTCACGAGTTGCGGGCTGAGCTTCCCACAGCCTGAGAGGGCCTGGTTCAAGGCCAGCCGCATCTACCTGCTGGTCCTGGGCTTGGTGGTGCCCGTGTGCACCCTCTGTGTGCTCTATGTGCACCTGCTACGTCGGCTGTGGGCCCTGCAACTCCACTCCAGAGCTCTGGGCGAGGCCAAGCGGACGGTGA ACCTGGTCCTGGCCATGCTGGCTGTGGGCCTGCTCTGCTGGACGCCCTTCCACCTGGCCTCCATCGCGGCCCTGACCACAGACCTGCCCCAGACACCACTGGTCATCAGCATCTTCTACGTCATCACCAGCCTCAGCTACACCAGCTCCTGTCTCAACCCCTTCCTCTATGCCTTCCTGTGA